AGGGGCAAAGGATGCTAGAAGTATCTTAAAGAATGGAGATATAGTTACAGTTGATTCCTCAACAGGTCAAGTATTCAACGGACAGGCGAGGGTACTTTAATCAGTAGATAGTGAATAGTGAATAGGAACAGTAGGCGCCTCTGGCGCCTATCTGTCATTCTAAGTCTGTCCACGCTAGTCATCCCGACCGTAGTGGAGGGATCTCGGTTTTATTTAAATAAGAGGTGTTATATGATTTTACTTAATATAGAAAATGTATCAAAGGCATATACAGAAAAAGCATTATTAAAAAATGTATCTTTTGGAATCATGGAAAATGATAAGATAGGTTTAATCGGAGTTAATGGTACAGGGAAGACAACTTTATTAAAGCTAATTGCTAGTATTGAAGAGCCAGATGAGGGCAGAATCATAAAGACTAATAATGTTAATATTGAATACTTACCTCAAAATCCACATTTTGATCCAAATGCAAAAGTAATTGAGCAGGTGTTCAAAGGGAATTCTGAAAACATGAAGGTTATAAGGGAATATGAATCAGCAATAAATGATCCTAATTCTCCTAAGGATAGAATAATTAAATTGACACAGCTAATGGATGAAATCAATGGCTGGGAACTGGAAAGTGAAGCTAAAAATGTATTAACAAAGTTAGGAATAAACAGATTTGAGGAGTTAATAGGGAATCTTTCTGGAGGACAGAAGAAAAGAGTAGCTTTAGCATCTGCATTAATTAATCCTTCTGATTTACTAATACTTGATGAGCCGACAAATCATCTTGATAATGAAACAATAGACTGGCTTGAGGAATATCTTCAGCATCGAAAAGGTGCACTTCTAATGATTACCCATGATAGATACTTTTTAGATAGAGTAGTTAAACAGATAATCGAATTAGATGATGGTAATTTATATTCATACAAAGGTAATTATAGTTATTTCGTTGAAAAGAAATCGGAGAGAGAAGAAAGTATTATAGCCACAGAACTAAAAAGACAAAATCTTTATAGAAAAGAATTGGCTTGGATGAAGCGTGGGGCCAGGGCAAGAACTACTAAGCAAAAGGCAAGGATTCAAAGATTTAACGAATTAGAAGAAAATGCAGTAGATTTAGCCAATGAAAAGCTAGAAATATCTGTAGCTAGTTCCAGATTGGGTAAGAAGATAATAGAACTAAAAGAAATTTTCAAATCCTATGGAGATTTAAATCTAATTAAGGACTTTACCTATACTGTATTGAGAGATGATAGAGTTGGCATTTTAGGACCAAATGGTATGGGCAAGTCTACACTATTAAAGATATTTGCAGGGAGATTAGCACCTGATGATGGAACTGTTGAAATAGGTGAAACGGTGAAGATAGGTTATTTTTCACAGGAAACAACGGAAATGGATGATACCCAAAGGGTTATAGACTATATCAAAGATGCAGGAGAATATGTAACTACTTCAGATGAAACAAAGATTTCCGCATCGCAAATGCTTGAGAGATTCCTATTCCCACCAGATTTACAATGGAATCCTATAGGGAAATTATCTGGGGGAGAAAAGAGAAGACTATATTTATTGAGAGTTTTAATGGAAGCCCCAAACGTACTTCTATTAGATGAACCTACAAATGATTTGGATATTCAAACTTTGACGATTTTAGAGGATTATATAGAGGAGTTTCCTGGAGCAGTAGTTATAGTATCACATGATAGATATTTACTTGATAAAATAGTAGAAAAGGTATTTGTTTTCGAAGGTAATGGAAGAATAGTTGAATATACAGGAAATTATTCGTATTTTAGGGATATACAGAAGGAAGTAGAAACAGAGGAAAAGGCAAAAGAACCTAAAGTTGAAAGAAAAAAATCATCAAATAAGAAACTAAAATTCACATATAGTGAACAGCGAGAATGGGAAACAATAGATGAAGATATAGTAGCTTTAGAAGAAAGAATAGCTAATGTAGAAAAAGAAATGGAAACTGTGGCAACACAATATACAAAATTAGAAGAGTTGATGAATCAAAAACAAGATCTTGAAAATCAACTGGAAGAAAAAATGGATAGATGGGTCTATCTATCTGAATTGGATGAAAAGATAAAGAATCAGTGAAAGGCGTGTTTTAATGAAAAGTTTAGTTTTAGCAGAAAAGCCATCTGTAGGTAGAGATATTGCCAGGGTTTTAAACTGCAATAAAAAAGGAAATGGATACCTTGAGGGAAATAAATATATAGTAACATGGGCACTAGGTCACTTAGTTACCTTAGCAGACCCTGAGGAATACAATAAGGAATATAAGACATGGAAACTTGAGGATTTGCCAATACTTCCAAAGGAAATGAATCTTGTTGTTATTAAACAGAGCAGTAAGCAGTATTATGTAGTAAAGGAACAGATGCATAGGAAAGACGTAAATGAAATAATAATAGCTACTGATGCAGGAAGAGAAGGAGAATTAGTTGCCCGTTGGATAATAGATAAGGCTCATGTTAAAAAGCCCCTTAAAAGATTGTGGATATCCTCAGTAACTGATAAAGCCATAAAAGATGGTTTTAATAAACTCAAAGATGGTAAGGCTTATGAGAACTTATATGAATCTGCTAAAGGTAGAGCAGAGGCAGACTGGATTGTGGGAATCAATGCGACTAGAGCATTGACAGTAAAATATAATTCACAGCTATCCTGTGGTCGTGTACAAACACCAACTTTAGCAATAATAGCACAAAGAGAAGAAGAGATAAAAAACTTTAAGCCAAGGGATTATTTTGGAATAGTAGCAGCAACTAAAGATATAAGATTAACTTGGCAGGATAGTAAGACTAAGGACATTAAAACATTCAATAAAGAAACATCAGATAAAATACTAAGCTCCATAAAAGGAAAGCAGTGCAAGGTAGTAGATGTAGAAAAGACATTAAAGAAAAAGTATTCATCAAATCTTTACGACTTGACAGAGCTTCAAAGAGATGCTAATAAGATCTTTGGGTTTTCTGCAAAGGAAACACTATCAATAATGCAAAGATTATATGAAAGTCATAAGGTATTGACATATCCAAGAACAGATTCAAGATACCTAACGGAGGATATAGTTCCTACATTACAAGATAGACTTAAAGCAATCAATGTGGGGTCTTATTCTAAATATGTAAAAACATTACTTTCTAAACCTATTAAAGGCAATAAATCCTTCGTTGATAATTCAAAGGTTTCAGATCATCATGCTATCATACCAACTGAACAAAGGGTTATGCTTTCTGACTTAAGCGATAAGGAAAGAAAGATATTTGATCTTGTTGTAAAAAGGTTTTTAGCTGTTCTATATCCACCTTTTGAATATGAACAAACAACTATTAAAGCCAATATTGGTGTAGAGTCTTTTATAGCTAGAGGAAAAAGAGTTATAAATGAGGGATTTAAGGAAATCTATTCCAATAATGATGAAGAAGATTCAGATGATGATATAAAAGAGCAAACTTTACCTATAATCAATAAGGGTGATGTGTTAGAAGTTATATCATTAACTCAGACAAATGGAAAGACAAAACCTCCAGCTCCTTTTAACGAGGGTACATTGCTTTCAGCAATGGAGAACCCAACGAAGTATATGGATTCCCACAACAAGGAGTTAGTTAAAATAATAGGAGAAACAGGTGGAATAGGAACAGTAGCTACAAGGGCTGATATCATAGAAAAATTATTTAATACCTTTCTAATTGAGAATAGAGGTAAGAGTATCTATATAACAAACAAAGGAAAACAACTTCTAGATCTAGTTCCCATGGACCTAAGGTCCCCTGATTTAACCGCAGAGTGGGAAAAGAAACTAGGGTTGATTGCCAATGGAAAGTTAAATAGGAAATCATTCATTAATGAAATGAGAGAATATGCTAAGACTATTACTAATGATATAAAGGAAAGTAGTGAAATATTTAGGCATGATAATTTGACAAGAACTAAGTGCCCAGAGTGTGGGAAGTATATGCTTGAGGTAAAAGGTAAAAAAGGCAAGATGTATGTTTGCCAGGACAGAGAATGCGGACATAGAAAGAGTATCTCAAGAGTCACTAATGCTAGATGTCCAAATTGTCATAAGAAATTAGAGCTTCGTGGAGAGGGAGAAGGACAAATCTTTACATGCTCATGCGGATATCGGGAAAAACTATCTACCTTTGAGGAAAGACGTAAAAAGGAGAAGAATAAGGTAAATAAGAAAGACGTATCTAAATTCTTAAAAGAGCAAAAGAATAGCAATGGTAATATAAATACAGAATTAGCAGATGCATTATCTAAACTAAAGTTTTAGGACATTTCGTATAATGTAATATAATTAAGAGGGAGGAGGATTTCATGTCTACTATAACCACATTTGTTAGAGAAGATATTAATTCAAACAATAAGATTTTGAATTCATTAAGGAGTATCATTGAAACAAATTTTTATGGCAATAACGTTATTGATGTAAATTCTATAAGTGAGGCATACAAGCTAGCATGCAATTCACCTGGAACAATAATTACAGATATGCAAGTGTATAGACCTGAAGAAATAGGGCTTGATGCAAATGCAAAGATATTAGTGTTTAATGATGGTGTTACAACGGGACGTTTTGCTGGAGCAAAAGTTGTCGTAGGTGAACATAATGTTGATATTAAAGAGTATTCTAGTATTGCTAGAGAGGCAATATATCAATCAAGATATAAAAAGCTATATCACGCCCAATGCCTGATTGGACTTCATTCTGATTTTATGGTAAGAGCACACCTATTGATTCCTGAAAATCATGAGAACATAATGTACTCATGGCTACTAAATTTCCAATACTTAACTCAGGAATATATAAAAATGTATAATAGTTCAAAGAAATTCCCTGAAGGTGATATATACATATTCTCTGACCCAGATTATATATCTAGCTCTAATCCAGATGGATTGGCATTATTTGATCCAGAGTATAATTGTGCCTTGCTATTAGGCTTAAGATATTTTGGAGAGCATAAAAAGGGCACATTAACCTTAGGATGGGGAATAGCAAATAGAAATGGATATGCTTCTTGTCATGGTGGTATGAAGAGATACAACTTGGATAATGGAAGCAAATATACTATTGGAGTATTTGGACTATCAGGGTCAGGCAAATCAACATTAACACATGCTAAGCATGACGGGAAATTTGATATAACAATTTTACATGATGATGCCTATATAATTTCCACCGAAGACGGATCATCAATAGCTTTAGAGCCAGCGTATTTTGATAAGACACAAGATTATCCAACATCTCACCCAGCGAATAAGTACTTACTTACAGTTCAGAATTGCGGTGTGACTTTAGATGATAATGGAAATAAGGTTATAGTAACAGAAGATATAAGAAACGGAAATGGTCGTGCTGTAAAGTCAAAACTTTGGGCAGACAATAGGGTAGATAAAATAGATGAGCCTGTAGATTCCATAGCATGGTTAATGAAGGATTCTACCATTCCCCCAGTTATTAAAATAAATGATCCAATATTAGCTTCAGTGATGGGTGCAACTTTAGCTACAAAGAGAACAACAGCCGAAAAACTAGCAAAAGGTGTGGATATGAATGCATTGGTAATAGAACCATATGCAAATCCTTTTAGAACATATCCTTTAGTTAATGACTACGAAAAGTTTAAAGATCTATTTCAAACTAGAAACGTTGATTGCTTTATAATAAATACAGGATATTTCTTAAATAAGAAGATACCAAAGGAAGTAACCCTTAAGCTACTAGAGGATATAGTAACTGGAAAAGCTGAATTTAAGAAACTAGGCAATTTTAATGATATAGAATACATTGAAATTGAAGGTTACAAACCAGAATTTAATGAAGAGTATAGGAAAATGTGGATTTATAGCATAGAGTATAGAAAAAAGTTTCTTCAAGACATGGAAACCTTCAAAAGTGGAAGAGACAAACTTCCAGAAGAAACCTTAGATGCATTGATAAAACTGGAAAGAGAATTGAAAGAAAAATGTATATAATTTAGTGGGAAATGTGGTATTATATACCTAATAATAGAAAAGTAGGTGCATTATGATAAATATCGGAGAAATACAGAAGTTAAAGATAAAAAGATTTACATCAGTAGGTGCGTTTTTAAATGAAGATAAAGTAGAAGATGAGGATATATTACTACCTAAGGCACAAATTCCAGAAGGTGCAAAAGTAGATGATGAAGTTGAAGTAATGGTATATAGAGATTCTAAGGATAGAATTATTGCTACAACTAATAAGCCTAAAATTACATTAGGTGAATTAGGACATTTAATGGTAGTAAGTAGTTCAAAGATTGGTCATTTTCTTGACTGGGGATTAGAAAAAGATTTGTTCATGCCTTTTGCTGAAACAGTTGGTCATGTGGAGAAAGGTAAGACATACTTAGTAGGGGTCTACCTTGATAAAAGCAAAAGACTTTGTGCTACAATGAAAGTAAAAGACATGCTAAGTACAGAATCACCATATAAAGAAAATGATAGAGCTAAAGGTACTATTTATAGCATTAATCGTGATTTTGGAGCTTTCGTAGCTGTAGATGACAAATACGATGGACTTATTCATAAAAGAGAATTATTAGGTGTTTATGAAGTGGGAGAAATCGTTGAAGTTAGAATTAATAAAGTCTTGGAGGATGGCAAACTAGATTTAAGTCTAAGAGACCGTGGTTATATCCAAATGGATGATGATATAAATATAATCACAGATAAATTAAAAGCCAACGGTGGAAAGCTAAATCTAAATGATAAAAGCTCCCCTGATAAAATTAGAAATGAGCTGCAAATTAGTAAATCAGGGTTCAAGAGAGCAATAGGTAGAATGTATAGGGATGGAATAATCAATATTACTGATAATGGAATTGAATTCAAAGACAAATAAGAGAAGACAGAGGGTAATTCCTATGTCTTCTTCTTTGCTATAAAGTAAGGACAAGCTTACATAATCGATCAAAGGAGATTGATTAATATGAAGTTAAAAAATAGAGATGGATCAGTATTGGCATTTGTTCTTGTGATATTATCGGTGTTTACAATTTTTGCTATGTCAGCTTTACATATTACTCTGACCAATACAAAACAGGTTACATTACAACAGAATTCTATTCAAGCCTATTATTTTGCCTATTCTGGAGCGGAGATAGCATATGCAGCTCTGTTAAAAAGCGATAACAATGGTAAATCAATACTTGATACTTTCCAGGATGGTAATATAGATATGGGTCCAGATGAAATAGATATAGATGGAGATGGGACTGATGATGTAAAAGTGGTAGTAAATTATGATTCTAAGAAAAAATCCGTTTTAATTACTTCCACTGGCATTGATAATTCTAGCGATAAATCTACAACATTAAAAATGTCATTTAATGTAGATTACCCAACAGTTAAATTGTGGGAGTAATTAGGAGGAAAGTTATGTTTAAAAAAGGACTAACTTTAATAGAAGTAGTGTTAACGATTGGGATATTCTCCCTTGTAATTTTAACTGTTTTTTCATTATTTGGTGTGGCTAGTAAACCCTATGCTATTATCAATCAAGAGTTTGATATTCAAACTAATAGTAGAATGGTTGTTCAGGAAGTTTCCAACTATATCCTTGATGCCAGTGCGATTTTCATTCATGAAAGTATAGAAGATATATTTACTGATAGTAGTATTTATCCTGAAAGTGCTAATTCATCTGAGGTTATAAGAGTTGATGAATCTTTTGTGTCACAGTCACACATCAACAAAAGAGAAGTGTTTATAAAAGCCTTAGAAAAATATAAGGGATGGAACTTTATAACACTAAGTTCAGATGGCAAAGAACTAAGGCAATTTACTTATAACGAAGAGAATAATAAGGGATTCTATGAACTTAGAAGAATAATAAATAATAGTAATGTAGATATATGCTATGAATTAGATTTTAAGAAGAATGATACTAACTATGATAATAATCTATTGTCTTTTAATTTAGTAGGAAAACTTTCCAATGATGATAAGGCAATTGAGATTACAACAGAAATTAAGACTATTAATACATTGCAGGTTGTAGATAGATCCGGTTACAATCCTGGTAGGGTACTATTCTTTAGGAAGAATTCAGATGCACAGGCTGCAGTAGCTATGGTATTGGATAAGTCAGGCAGTATGAGAGAAAATACTGAAGTTAATGGGAAAAGAATATCGAAGATAGAAGCATTAGGTGAGCAATCAAAAGAATTAATTAGTTCTTTTTCAGGGCTTGATAATGCTGAAATAACTCTAATACCTTTTAGTACAAATGCAAATAATCCTAAAAATCTAGTCTCTGTTGGAGAGAATAAAGGTGAGCTGCTAGAATATATCAATAATAATTTTGGTCATGTAAATCATGCTGAAGGTGGTACAAATATAGGGGATGGTATCAGAAGGGCATATCATATTTTAAAGGAATATAATGATAAAAATGTTGCCAATCAGGAAGCTAATAAATATTTAATAATACTAATGGATGGAGTACCAACCTATGGAAGTATAAAAAGCAATAAATGGGACAATAAGTCTTTTTCCGAGGATAAAGGATCCATATGGAGAGATGATTTTGGAAATCTCTATTATAACTATAATATAAAATATAAATTTTTATTTTTATGGCCATATGAATGGGATTATAGAAGACCTATGGACTATAAGGTTGACTCTGGAAATATTTCAAGTAAAGACCTAGTAGGAAGTGGAAGTGAAAGTGATGAAAATGCTGTATATGGAATGGGGTATATTTCAGCCATAGAGAAAGAATTGGATGATATTAAGAATCTAAAAATATATCTAATTGGTTTCTTCACAGGTTCAAATGGAAAAGAAGTGGAATATTTTAATATGATAAAAGATATCCTTTCAAAACCTGGTAGAGAAGTTGATGGGTATATTTCTAACAATGGTGATCAGCTTAATATGGCTGTTAAGGAGATTGAAGAATCAATACTGAATAACTATTGGCGTATATATGGGCCAGGGGAATAAATATGGTGAATATATGAATAACAATAAAGGACTTACATTAATAGAAGTAATTTTATCTATGGCTATCATAGGACTTATAGCCTCTGTATTCTTGCCCTCGATGACGTCAAGTCTTTCCATGATGATACGAGCTAAGGATTTAACCAAGGGAATATTTGAAGCTAGGCAAAAGATAGAGGTAGCAATGGAGGTAGCAAGAGATAGGGATACATCTAAATATGATTCAAGATTTCATGAGGACAAAAGTTATAATATATTTGGAAAAAAGATAGAAGGAGTTCTAATAAATCAACCTATATCTAATAATAATGAATTTACAGTATTTATACCTGATAATTCTACATTAGAAGAACCCATGCCTGTAATTAAGACTGGTACTGTAGGAATTTCTCCATCTGAATTCTTTTATGGTTTTAAGTCTGGAGCAAAATTATATGGAGAAAATGGATATTTAGAGGATGATACAAATTATTATATTACACTATCTAATTGGTATGTATCTAAACCAGGATTTGAAGGATATGTACCTGATAGTATTGACAATTCAAATGAAGGATATTTTGGAACAAGATATCCTTCTTGGCCACAAGATTACATAAAGATTAAGAACAATTCTAGTCAACTTACAAATCTATATAATTATATAGATGATTATAAAGGCAGGTACATTGTATTTTCTCAAATTCCAGTATCCAATATTGGTAAATATGGTATAGAAGTTCCTAGTAAACCAGTCTTTTTAGCTGGATTGCCAGTTCTTTATCCAAAGATACATTTGGATGTTGATACATTTCAACATGAGATTTACGAAGAAGAAGGCATAGAAGCTTTTTGGGAAGATATTTTAGATAAAAATATCAAGACAGACAAAAAGATAGAATTTAAGTATAATAGTGATAATGGCAAATATGCTGAATTTAAGAACTTAAAGACGACATTAACTGAGAATCAAACAATGAGGGAAAACATGACTGTCTTTGTGGTTTTTAGCAGTACTTCCGTCGAAGAAAGTCATACTCAAAATATCATCACTAAATATGATGGTGATAAAGGATTGGAATTAAAATTATCTGAAGGCAAAGTGGAGTTTGTTGTATCTAAAAACAAAGATAATATATTATCAGTAAAATCAGAAGTTCCTATAGATAATTCTAAACATATTCTAGTTGGAGAAATAATTTATGGAACAAATGGGAAAGTAGTATTATATGTTGATGATGAAGTTATAACTCTATTAGGTGATACACGTAATTATGACAATTCAGAATTACTTAGTATAGGAGATGATGATTCTAATCTAAATCTGTATGAAATTATAATTTATGATTCTTCATTATCAGATGATGAAATTGAGAAAGTTAGAGTATATTTAAATAACAAGCATATAAACTAATATTAATAAAGAGGAGGTTAACCTATGATAGTAACTACAACACCAAATATCGAAGGCAAAGAAATAGTCGAATACAAAGGAATTGTATTTGGAGAAGTAATAGCTGGAGTAGATTTCATTAAGGACTTTGCAGCGGGACTTTCTAACTTTTTCGGAGGGCGATCAGGTTCATATGAAGGCGAATTAATTAAGACTAGAGAAAATGCTATTAAGGAGATGGAACAAAGAGCAATACAAATGGGAGCAAATGCAATTGTAGGTGTAGACATTGACTATGAAATGTTAGGTCAAGCGAATAACATGATGATGGTAACAGCATCTGGTACTGCGGTAGTAGTGAGGTAATGTAAATTAATAATCAATGTACAAGAACGCCCTTATATGCTAAAATGTAATAATGCATAAGGGGCGTTAATTTATTGAAGGAGGACATATGAACGTTTTTAAGGACAAGTTATTTCTAAAATCTATGCTTGTTATTGCACTTCCAATAGCATTGCAAAACTTGATAATGTCATCAATAAACATGTTGGATACCCTAATGATCAGTAGTTTAGGGCAATCAAGTATCGCTGCAGTTGGTTTAGCAAATCAAGTGTTTTTCTTTTTTAACCTACTTACCTTTGGTATAAATAGTGGTTCTTCAATATTTATTGCACAATATTGGGGTAAAGAAGACTATTCAAGTATAAGAAAGGTATTAGGGCTGGCGCTTTCATTAAGTGTCGTACTAGGGGTAGCCTTTACTATAATAGCCTTGTTTTTTCCTAGCTTTACAATGAGCTTATTAATTCAGGAGCCAGAGGTTATTAAAATTGGCGCTGACTATTTAAGAGTTGTGTCATTATCATATATTAGTACAGCAATAAGTTTTGCATTCAGTGTAGCCTTGAGAACAACTGGTAGACCTAATGTACCAATGAAATTATCTGCAATTTCTTTTTTAACCAATACATTCTTTAATTATATTCTAATATTTGGTAAGCTTGGTTTACCTGCAATGGGTGTAATAGGGGCTGCATGGGGTACTGTAATAGCAAGAAGTATTGAGGTTATATTAACTTTATATGCTGTATATGCTCCTAAAGGTATATTAGCAGCTGGCATTAAAGAGCTTTTAAGCTGGAATAAGGACTTTGTATTTAAATATCTTAAAACTACATATCCTGTAGTAATTGCAGAAGGTGCTTGGTCATTAGGTCAGGTAATGTATTCAATTGCATATGCTAAATTAGGTGAAGAAGCAGCAGCTGCAATCCAAATTACTAATACTATTCAAAATGTATTCTTCGTATTAGTAAGAGGGTTGGCAAATGCATGTACAGTAATGATAGGAAATAAAATAGGAAGCGGTGATGAAGAAGGAAGCTATGAATACGCCAAGAATTTTATGGTCCTTTCAACATTGCTCGGATTAATTTTAGGACTAATACAAGCAGCAACACCAAAACTTACATTGATGCTATTCTCTGGATTAACTCCTAGTTTATATGAAGCGTCACGAATGTTACTGATAGTTATGGGTTTAAC
The DNA window shown above is from Tissierella sp. Yu-01 and carries:
- a CDS encoding MATE family efflux transporter, whose amino-acid sequence is MNVFKDKLFLKSMLVIALPIALQNLIMSSINMLDTLMISSLGQSSIAAVGLANQVFFFFNLLTFGINSGSSIFIAQYWGKEDYSSIRKVLGLALSLSVVLGVAFTIIALFFPSFTMSLLIQEPEVIKIGADYLRVVSLSYISTAISFAFSVALRTTGRPNVPMKLSAISFLTNTFFNYILIFGKLGLPAMGVIGAAWGTVIARSIEVILTLYAVYAPKGILAAGIKELLSWNKDFVFKYLKTTYPVVIAEGAWSLGQVMYSIAYAKLGEEAAAAIQITNTIQNVFFVLVRGLANACTVMIGNKIGSGDEEGSYEYAKNFMVLSTLLGLILGLIQAATPKLTLMLFSGLTPSLYEASRMLLIVMGLTFVIRVFNSTIIVGVLRGGGDTTFGMVIDTLSVWLVGVPIAFICVMIFELPIYYVFAVVTIEEVIKTVVTLPRMLSKKWIRNIT